Proteins from a genomic interval of Haemophilus parainfluenzae T3T1:
- the murI gene encoding glutamate racemase — protein MNKPTVLFFDSGMGGLSVYREAKKLMPDNHYLYCFDNAGFPYSEKSEETIIQRTLDICKKINQNYPLDAIVIACNTASTVVLPPLREQFSIPIVGTVPAIKPAAEISQTKHIGLLATKGTVKRPYVNDLIHQFASHCIVERLGSTKLVEIAEHKIQGKSVDLIALKNELSPWASIENLDTICLGCTHFPLIKDEIQICLPQVKNFMDPGFAIAKRLQFLLDKLEVQSKSEVKNQVFCTQDVENKHQLEQALALWGFDGITVLK, from the coding sequence ATGAATAAACCAACGGTACTTTTCTTTGATTCAGGAATGGGGGGCTTAAGCGTTTATCGAGAAGCGAAAAAGCTCATGCCTGATAACCATTATTTGTATTGCTTTGACAATGCGGGTTTCCCCTATTCAGAAAAATCAGAAGAAACAATCATTCAGCGAACATTGGATATTTGTAAAAAAATTAATCAGAATTATCCACTTGATGCCATTGTGATTGCTTGTAATACCGCGAGTACAGTAGTGTTACCGCCTTTACGTGAACAATTTTCTATTCCGATTGTAGGAACCGTACCAGCCATCAAGCCTGCAGCAGAAATATCACAAACAAAACATATTGGTCTATTGGCAACAAAGGGCACGGTTAAACGCCCTTATGTTAATGATCTTATTCATCAGTTTGCCTCCCATTGCATAGTAGAACGATTAGGCTCAACTAAATTGGTTGAAATCGCAGAGCATAAAATCCAAGGAAAATCGGTCGATTTGATTGCATTGAAAAATGAATTAAGTCCTTGGGCCTCAATAGAGAATTTAGATACGATTTGTTTAGGCTGTACCCATTTCCCTTTAATTAAAGATGAAATTCAAATTTGCTTACCTCAAGTGAAGAATTTTATGGATCCAGGATTCGCTATTGCCAAGCGGTTGCAGTTCTTACTTGATAAATTAGAAGTGCAGTCAAAATCTGAGGTGAAAAATCAGGTCTTTTGTACGCAAGATGTAGAGAATAAACATCAATTAGAACAGGCATTAGCGCTTTGGGGATTTGATGGCATTACCGTTTTAAAATGA